In Fusobacterium hwasookii, a single window of DNA contains:
- the rimM gene encoding ribosome maturation factor RimM (Essential for efficient processing of 16S rRNA) translates to MELLIAGKVLGSHNLKGEVKVISDLENIEVLVGNKVILELADSQQKLLTIKKIEHLVANKWIFSFEEIKNKQDTIEIRNANIKVRRDIVGIGEDEYLVSDMIGFKVYDVKGEEYLGEITEIMDTAAHDIYVIESEEFETMIPDVDVFIKNIDFENRKMLVDTIEGMKEPKVKK, encoded by the coding sequence ATGGAACTTTTAATTGCAGGAAAAGTATTAGGTTCTCATAATTTAAAAGGGGAAGTTAAAGTTATTTCTGATTTAGAAAATATTGAAGTCTTAGTTGGAAATAAGGTAATTTTAGAATTAGCAGATTCTCAACAAAAATTATTAACAATTAAAAAGATAGAGCATCTTGTTGCAAATAAGTGGATTTTTTCTTTTGAAGAAATAAAAAATAAACAAGACACTATTGAAATTAGAAATGCCAATATAAAGGTTAGAAGAGATATTGTTGGTATTGGAGAAGATGAATATCTTGTAAGTGATATGATAGGTTTTAAAGTCTATGATGTAAAAGGCGAGGAGTATCTAGGAGAGATAACTGAGATTATGGATACTGCTGCACATGATATTTATGTTATAGAAAGTGAAGAATTTGAAACTATGATACCTGATGTAGATGTTTTTATTAAAAATATTGACTTTGAAAACAGAAAAATGTTAGTTGATACTATTGAAGGTATGAAAGAACCTAAGGTAAAAAAATGA
- a CDS encoding hemolysin, producing MITRYLRENGYQGVIPEVLLTDEAHSFTVDSKDKETGAKRREKIHFLKNDIADPNLAFSRLFGHEKAHMNTYDEGKKGEETAIHTRGKIGSENKNKVFTEEEKAGYLNNLRNKYKDQKSIEQQFAEAKLVPKKDKENFTPFSYSVSGSLAVAVDNSGTGRTYTQYVMKDIPNNRVEVVITKEGDIGAAGPYDDGGSLSFGIYNLKSYDEFGNNVTATGASVDPLWAYNKVFTGNDEGLGLTTGGEIVTNQKNKFIGLRLYIGKSFKNYEFHSKTGIDNMTEVVSREVYTIYEYLEKYHKRGGQNSWR from the coding sequence TTGATAACAAGATATCTAAGAGAAAATGGCTATCAAGGAGTAATACCAGAAGTATTATTAACAGATGAGGCACATTCTTTTACAGTAGATTCAAAGGATAAAGAAACTGGAGCTAAAAGAAGAGAAAAGATACATTTTTTAAAAAATGATATAGCTGATCCAAACTTAGCTTTCTCAAGATTATTTGGGCATGAAAAAGCTCATATGAATACTTATGATGAAGGAAAAAAAGGAGAAGAAACAGCAATCCATACAAGAGGAAAGATAGGAAGTGAAAACAAAAATAAGGTATTTACAGAAGAAGAAAAAGCAGGCTATCTAAATAACTTGAGAAATAAATATAAAGATCAAAAGAGTATAGAACAACAATTTGCAGAAGCTAAACTAGTTCCTAAAAAAGATAAAGAAAATTTTACACCATTTAGTTATAGTGTTTCAGGTTCATTAGCTGTGGCAGTTGATAACTCAGGAACAGGACGTACATACACTCAATATGTTATGAAAGATATTCCAAATAATAGAGTAGAAGTTGTCATAACAAAAGAAGGTGATATAGGAGCGGCTGGTCCATATGATGATGGAGGAAGTTTATCATTTGGAATATATAATTTAAAATCTTATGATGAATTTGGAAATAATGTTACAGCTACTGGGGCAAGTGTAGATCCTTTATGGGCATATAATAAAGTATTTACTGGAAATGATGAAGGACTAGGGTTAACAACAGGTGGTGAAATAGTTACTAATCAAAAAAATAAATTTATAGGATTAAGACTATATATTGGAAAATCTTTTAAAAATTATGAATTTCATTCAAAAACAGGTATTGATAATATGACAGAAGTTGTATCAAGAGAAGTTTATACTATTTATGAATACTTAGAAAAATATCATAAAAGAGGAGGGCAAAATAGTTGGAGATAA
- the rsmA gene encoding 16S rRNA (adenine(1518)-N(6)/adenine(1519)-N(6))-dimethyltransferase RsmA: MEFKHKKKYGQNFLNNKDEILNKIIEVSNISENDEILEIGPGQGALTTLLVERVRKVTCVDIDKDLENTLRKKFSCKENYTLVMGDVLEVDLRKYINQGTKVVANIPYYITSPIINKIIENKDLIDEAYIMVQKEVGERICAKSGKERGILTLAVEYYGEAEYLFTIPRELFNPIPNVDSAFISIKFYKDDRYKNKISEDLFFKYVKAAFSNKRKNIVNNLATLGYSKDKIKEILNQIEVSENERAESISIDKFIELINIFEGR; encoded by the coding sequence ATGGAATTTAAACATAAAAAGAAGTATGGGCAGAATTTTTTAAATAATAAAGATGAGATTTTAAATAAAATAATTGAAGTTTCAAATATTAGTGAAAATGATGAAATCTTAGAGATAGGTCCAGGACAAGGGGCTTTAACTACACTTTTAGTTGAAAGAGTTAGAAAAGTAACCTGTGTTGACATAGATAAGGATTTAGAAAATACTTTAAGAAAGAAATTTTCTTGTAAAGAAAACTATACACTTGTAATGGGAGATGTCTTAGAAGTAGATTTAAGAAAATATATAAATCAAGGTACTAAGGTTGTTGCAAACATACCTTACTATATAACATCACCTATCATTAATAAGATTATAGAGAATAAAGATTTAATAGATGAAGCCTATATAATGGTACAAAAAGAAGTAGGGGAAAGAATTTGTGCTAAGTCAGGTAAAGAAAGAGGAATTTTAACATTAGCAGTGGAATACTATGGAGAAGCAGAATATTTATTCACTATTCCAAGAGAACTCTTCAATCCTATACCTAATGTAGATTCTGCTTTTATTTCAATAAAATTCTATAAAGATGATAGATATAAGAATAAGATTTCAGAAGATTTATTTTTTAAATATGTAAAAGCTGCTTTTTCAAATAAAAGAAAAAATATTGTCAATAATTTGGCAACATTAGGATATTCAAAGGATAAGATAAAGGAAATATTAAATCAAATTGAAGTATCTGAAAATGAAAGAGCTGAAAGTATATCAATAGATAAATTTATTGAGCTTATAAATATTTTTGAAGGTAGATGA
- the hpt gene encoding hypoxanthine phosphoribosyltransferase gives MKYRIENLIDKEAVEKRIKELAREIEKDYAGEEVYCVGLLKGSVIFLSDLVKEINSTVIIDFMSVSSYGSETVSSGDVKILKDTDLDLRGKHVLIVEDIIDTGLTLEHVIKYFKEGKGVKSLRTCTLLNKPERRKVDVTVDYIGFDVPDKFVIGYGLDYDQRYRNLPYIAVVIPE, from the coding sequence GTGAAATATAGAATTGAAAATTTGATTGATAAAGAAGCAGTAGAAAAAAGAATAAAAGAGTTAGCAAGAGAAATTGAAAAAGATTATGCAGGAGAAGAAGTTTATTGTGTTGGACTGTTAAAAGGTTCTGTAATCTTTTTAAGTGATTTAGTAAAAGAAATAAATTCAACAGTAATAATAGATTTTATGTCGGTTTCTAGTTATGGAAGTGAAACAGTAAGTAGTGGAGATGTAAAAATTTTAAAAGACACTGACTTAGATTTAAGAGGAAAACATGTTTTAATAGTTGAAGATATAATAGATACTGGATTAACTTTAGAACATGTAATTAAATATTTTAAAGAAGGAAAAGGAGTTAAAAGCCTTAGAACTTGTACATTGTTAAATAAACCTGAAAGAAGAAAAGTAGATGTTACAGTTGATTATATAGGTTTTGATGTACCAGATAAATTTGTAATTGGTTATGGGCTTGATTATGACCAAAGATATAGAAATTTACCATATATAGCTGTTGTTATTCCTGAATAG
- a CDS encoding KH domain-containing protein, with amino-acid sequence MENLESLLNYIIKELVETKDKVNVTYEVLDSNVTFKVSVAKGEMGKIIGKNGLTANAIRGVMQAAGVKDKLNVNVEFLD; translated from the coding sequence GTGGAAAATTTAGAAAGTTTATTGAATTACATTATCAAAGAATTGGTTGAAACAAAAGATAAGGTTAATGTAACTTATGAAGTTTTAGATTCAAATGTAACATTTAAAGTAAGTGTTGCAAAAGGAGAAATGGGAAAAATAATAGGTAAAAATGGACTTACAGCTAATGCTATAAGAGGAGTTATGCAGGCAGCAGGAGTAAAAGATAAACTTAATGTAAATGTTGAATTTTTAGATTAG
- a CDS encoding RNA methyltransferase, with amino-acid sequence MRNKVYLSLVHYPVYNRNKDIVCTSVTNFDIHDISRSCGTYEIKGYRLVVPVDAQKKLTERIIGYWQDGTGGQYNKDREQAFRVTDVAESIEDVVKEIERIEGQKPLIITTSARIFDNSISYENLSKQIFEDDKPYLLLFGTGWGLTDEVMDMSDYILEPIRANTKYNHLSVRAAVAIILDRLFGEN; translated from the coding sequence ATGAGAAATAAAGTTTATTTAAGTTTAGTTCATTATCCAGTTTACAATAGAAATAAAGATATTGTTTGTACCTCAGTAACAAATTTTGATATACATGATATTTCTAGGTCTTGTGGAACTTATGAAATAAAAGGTTATAGATTGGTTGTACCTGTTGATGCACAAAAAAAATTAACAGAAAGAATAATAGGATATTGGCAAGATGGTACAGGTGGGCAATATAACAAAGATAGAGAACAAGCATTTAGAGTTACAGATGTTGCAGAAAGTATAGAAGATGTTGTAAAAGAAATAGAAAGAATTGAGGGGCAAAAGCCTTTAATTATAACAACTTCTGCTAGAATTTTTGACAATAGTATAAGTTATGAAAATCTATCTAAACAAATATTTGAAGATGATAAACCTTATCTTTTACTTTTTGGTACAGGTTGGGGACTAACTGATGAAGTTATGGATATGTCTGATTATATATTAGAACCAATAAGAGCTAATACAAAATATAATCATCTATCTGTTAGAGCAGCTGTTGCTATAATTTTGGATAGATTATTTGGAGAAAATTAA
- the trmD gene encoding tRNA (guanosine(37)-N1)-methyltransferase TrmD: MKINILTLFPKMFDGFLSESIIARAIKFGAVEVNIIDIRDYCFDKHKQADDMPFGGGNGMVMKPEPLFLALENVSGKVIYTSPQGKTFNQEIAKKLVKEEELTIIAGHYEGIDERVVENKVDMELSIGDFVLTGGEIPAMAISDTIIRLLPDVIKKESYENDSFYNGLLDYPHYTRPAEYNGLKVPEILLSGNHKKIDEWRLKESLRRTYLRRRELIKNRELTKLEKKLLDEIKKEEV; this comes from the coding sequence ATGAAAATAAATATTTTAACATTATTTCCAAAGATGTTTGATGGCTTTCTAAGTGAGAGCATTATTGCAAGAGCAATAAAATTTGGAGCAGTGGAAGTAAATATTATTGATATAAGGGATTACTGTTTTGATAAACACAAACAAGCTGATGATATGCCTTTTGGTGGTGGAAATGGAATGGTTATGAAGCCAGAACCTTTATTTTTAGCTTTAGAAAATGTTTCAGGAAAAGTTATCTATACTTCACCACAGGGGAAAACTTTCAATCAAGAAATAGCAAAAAAACTTGTAAAAGAGGAAGAATTAACCATAATTGCAGGACATTATGAAGGAATAGATGAAAGAGTTGTTGAAAATAAAGTTGATATGGAATTATCAATAGGAGATTTTGTTCTAACAGGTGGAGAAATACCTGCTATGGCCATTTCTGATACTATTATAAGGCTACTTCCAGATGTTATAAAAAAAGAATCCTATGAAAATGATTCTTTTTATAATGGACTTTTAGATTACCCACATTACACAAGACCAGCAGAATATAATGGTTTAAAAGTTCCTGAAATATTATTATCAGGTAATCATAAAAAAATAGATGAATGGCGTTTAAAAGAAAGCCTAAGAAGAACTTATTTAAGAAGAAGAGAATTGATTAAAAATAGAGAGTTAACAAAATTAGAAAAAAAACTTTTAGATGAGATAAAAAAAGAGGAAGTGTAA
- a CDS encoding DUF4911 domain-containing protein has protein sequence MKKSYEFLIQSKREDIDFINKIVEAYEGAGVVRTLDPIKGIISVISTEDFKDFMRDVLVDLGNKWVDLKIIEEGAWKGTL, from the coding sequence ATGAAAAAAAGCTATGAGTTTTTAATACAAAGCAAAAGAGAAGATATAGATTTCATAAATAAAATTGTTGAAGCTTATGAAGGAGCAGGAGTTGTAAGAACTCTTGACCCAATAAAAGGAATAATTAGTGTTATATCAACAGAAGATTTTAAAGATTTTATGAGAGATGTATTAGTAGATTTAGGTAATAAATGGGTAGATTTAAAAATAATTGAAGAGGGTGCTTGGAAGGGCACTCTATAA
- a CDS encoding serine/threonine protein kinase: MTKLLNKIVLFLILSLTAFSYNFPIDDPYSATIIGSATMMTPGVSENIPLKVYEIQIKDKKDIPDVFWYASKFKFSFSKQKNKKAPLIFVLAGTGSDYNATRVKFMQRIFHDAGYHTIAISSQMSQQFMISASTNVMPGMLINDNEDIYKAMKLAYNKIKDQVEVTDFYIMGYSLGGVNAAVLSYIDEKEKAFNFKRVFMVNPPVELYDSAVKLDKYLDDYTGGKTEGIEKLLNTTLYRLKGGLTNEYANIGADTIYNIVKGDILSDAEKKAYIGLAFRLTSNDLNFISDFITKSHVYTKNPDKVNKYTNMKEYFKALNFATFEDYVNKVGFPYYKKYNKDFSIEDLKREASLRVIEDYLRTSPKIAAVTNADELILNEKDINYLKDVFKDRLVIYPKGGHCGNMFYKENVDVMVKFVNEGVLKYEN; the protein is encoded by the coding sequence TTGACAAAATTATTAAATAAAATAGTATTATTTTTAATACTATCATTAACAGCATTTTCTTATAATTTTCCAATAGATGATCCCTATTCAGCAACTATTATAGGAAGTGCAACAATGATGACACCAGGAGTTAGTGAAAATATACCACTAAAAGTATATGAAATACAAATAAAAGATAAAAAAGATATTCCTGATGTATTTTGGTATGCAAGTAAATTCAAATTTTCTTTTAGTAAACAAAAGAATAAAAAAGCACCTTTAATCTTTGTACTAGCTGGAACTGGTTCAGACTATAATGCAACAAGGGTTAAGTTTATGCAAAGAATATTCCATGATGCAGGCTATCATACAATAGCAATAAGTTCTCAAATGAGCCAACAATTTATGATTTCTGCCTCAACAAATGTTATGCCAGGTATGCTTATTAATGATAATGAAGATATCTATAAGGCAATGAAACTTGCCTATAATAAAATTAAAGATCAAGTGGAAGTTACAGATTTCTATATAATGGGATATAGCTTAGGTGGAGTTAATGCTGCTGTTTTATCATATATAGATGAAAAAGAAAAGGCTTTTAATTTTAAAAGAGTATTTATGGTAAATCCCCCTGTTGAATTATATGATTCAGCTGTTAAATTAGATAAATATTTAGATGATTACACAGGTGGAAAAACTGAAGGAATAGAAAAATTATTAAATACAACTTTATATAGACTTAAAGGTGGATTAACTAATGAGTATGCAAATATAGGTGCTGATACTATTTATAATATAGTAAAAGGTGATATATTATCTGATGCAGAAAAAAAAGCATATATAGGTTTAGCTTTTAGATTGACTTCAAATGATTTAAACTTTATTTCAGATTTTATAACTAAAAGTCATGTATATACAAAAAATCCTGATAAAGTAAATAAGTATACAAATATGAAAGAATATTTTAAAGCATTAAATTTTGCTACATTTGAAGATTATGTTAATAAGGTAGGTTTTCCTTATTATAAGAAATATAATAAAGATTTCTCTATTGAAGATTTAAAAAGGGAAGCAAGTTTAAGAGTTATAGAAGACTATCTTAGAACTTCTCCTAAAATTGCAGCTGTAACAAATGCTGATGAGTTAATTTTAAATGAAAAAGATATTAATTATTTAAAAGATGTATTTAAAGATAGATTAGTTATTTACCCTAAGGGGGGACATTGTGGAAATATGTTCTATAAAGAAAATGTAGATGTTATGGTAAAATTTGTAAATGAGGGGGTTTTAAAATATGAAAATTAA
- a CDS encoding PolC-type DNA polymerase III encodes MNNRQIIIEPNMEVFSKLGVKSIEIKTILLNTRIKRITFNCAVSSMDCIDDIDIIYKDILTKFGRELDIEFITDNKNLSLKDEDIKAIAIRAIERLKTRNTTSKSFLYFYKLYVKDNYIIIELNDENTKFMLEEVKISSKIESILNEYGLKDYKIVFSVGDFSKEISNIEEKIKIDLEKQQDSINAEREKIVKTNSTSETQIYKAKNDFKRGSKTKEIKGETISIKDFYDLYDGETCIVKGEVFSMEDMTLKSGKILRTIRITDGESSLTSKIFLDEDDKLDICEGTFLKLSGKLQLDTYAGNEKTLMINSINILEKENSKKEDTAEEKMVELHAHTKMSEMVGVTDVEDIIKRAKEYGHKAIAITDYSVVHSYPAAFKTAKKFSTDEEKMKAIFGCEMYMIDDEAPMVTNPKDKKIDEEEFVVFDIETTGLNSHTNEIIEIGAVKIKAGRIVDRYSQLINPGRPIPYHITEITSITNEQVANEPKIDEVIGKFVDFIGDAVLVAHNAPFDMGFIKRDIKKYLNIDLQSSVIDTLQMARDLFPDLKKYGLGDLNKTLGLALEKHHRAVDDSQATANMFIIFLDKYKEKGLEYMKDINVGFEVNVKKQSLKNVMVLVKTQAGLKNMYRLVSEAHIKYFGNKKARIPKSALAKNREGLIIGSSLTAHFMNTGELADLYLRHDLEKLEEAAKFYDYIELLPKSTYNELIEKDGTGALGSYEEVEKMNKYFYDLGKKLGILVTASSNVHYLDENEDIIRSILLYGSGTVYNSRQYSINNGFYFRTTNEMLEEFSYLGKDEAKEVVITNTNKIADMIENGIRPIPEGFYPPKMENAEEIVRTMTYEKAYRIYGDPLPDIVSKRLERELNAIINNGFSVLYLSAQKLVKKSLDNGYLVGSRGSVGSSLVAFMMGITEVNALYPHYICDNEECKHSEFIEREGVGIDLPDKDCPKCGAKLRKDGYSIPFEVFMGFKGDKVPDIDLNFSGEYQSEIHRYCEELFGKENVFKAGTISTLAEKNAEAYVRKYFEDNNLNAVKAEIIRLGRLCQGAKKTTGQHPGGMVIVPQGNSIFEFCPVQKPANDETSESITTHYDYHVMDEQLVKLDILGHDDPTTIKLLQEYTNMQIKDIPLADKDTLKIFSSTESLGVTPEQIGTEIGTYGIPEFGTGFVRQMLIDTRPTTFAELVRISGLSHGTNVWLNNAQEFVRNGQATLSQIITVRDDIMNYLIDQGLDNSDAFKIMEFVRKGKPKKEPENWEKFSAMMKEKKVPDWYIESCRRIEYMFPKGHAVAYVMMAMRIAYFKVHQPLAFYAAFLSRKADDFDMEVMSRGVLAKQKIEELSKEPKLDPKKKNEQAICEIVVEMEARGIELLPVDIYLSDGEKFTIEDGKIRIPLIGINGLGGAAIYAIIKEREKGKFISVEDLKRRTKMSQPVVDKLKNIGAFSSLSETNQISLF; translated from the coding sequence ATGAATAATAGGCAAATTATTATAGAGCCTAATATGGAAGTTTTTTCTAAGTTAGGTGTAAAAAGTATAGAAATAAAAACTATTCTCTTAAATACAAGGATTAAGAGGATAACTTTTAATTGTGCTGTATCATCTATGGATTGTATAGATGATATAGATATAATATATAAAGATATTCTTACGAAATTTGGAAGGGAACTGGATATAGAATTTATAACAGATAATAAAAATTTATCTTTAAAAGATGAAGATATAAAGGCTATTGCAATTAGGGCTATAGAAAGGTTAAAGACTAGAAATACAACCTCTAAGTCCTTTTTGTATTTTTATAAGCTATATGTTAAAGATAATTATATAATAATAGAACTTAATGATGAAAATACAAAATTTATGTTAGAAGAAGTTAAAATTTCTTCAAAAATAGAAAGTATTTTAAATGAATATGGTCTTAAAGATTATAAAATTGTTTTTAGTGTTGGAGATTTTTCAAAAGAAATTTCAAATATTGAAGAAAAAATTAAAATTGATTTAGAAAAACAACAAGACTCTATAAATGCTGAAAGAGAAAAAATAGTAAAGACTAATTCCACTTCTGAAACCCAAATATATAAAGCTAAAAATGATTTTAAAAGAGGCTCTAAAACAAAAGAAATAAAAGGAGAAACTATCTCAATAAAAGATTTTTATGATTTATATGATGGGGAAACTTGTATAGTTAAGGGAGAAGTTTTTTCAATGGAAGATATGACATTGAAAAGTGGAAAAATCTTAAGAACTATAAGAATAACAGATGGAGAAAGTTCTCTTACTTCTAAAATATTTTTAGATGAAGATGATAAATTAGATATTTGTGAAGGAACATTTTTAAAATTAAGTGGTAAGCTTCAATTAGATACTTATGCAGGAAATGAAAAAACTTTAATGATTAATTCTATAAATATCTTGGAAAAAGAAAACTCTAAAAAAGAAGATACAGCGGAAGAAAAAATGGTTGAGTTACATGCACATACAAAAATGAGTGAAATGGTTGGAGTAACTGATGTTGAAGATATCATAAAAAGAGCTAAGGAATATGGACATAAAGCAATAGCTATTACAGATTATTCAGTTGTACACTCTTATCCAGCTGCATTTAAAACAGCTAAAAAGTTTTCAACAGATGAAGAAAAAATGAAAGCTATTTTTGGTTGTGAAATGTATATGATAGATGATGAAGCACCTATGGTTACCAACCCAAAAGATAAAAAAATTGATGAAGAAGAATTTGTAGTATTTGATATAGAAACCACTGGTTTAAATTCACATACTAATGAAATTATAGAAATTGGAGCAGTAAAAATAAAAGCTGGAAGAATAGTGGATAGATATTCACAACTTATTAATCCAGGAAGACCTATTCCATATCATATCACTGAAATTACAAGTATAACAAATGAACAAGTTGCCAATGAGCCTAAAATAGATGAAGTAATTGGAAAGTTTGTAGATTTTATTGGAGATGCAGTTTTGGTTGCACATAATGCACCTTTTGATATGGGCTTTATAAAAAGAGATATTAAAAAATACTTGAATATAGATTTACAATCTTCTGTGATTGATACCTTACAAATGGCAAGAGATTTATTCCCTGATTTAAAGAAATATGGATTGGGAGATTTAAATAAAACTTTAGGTTTAGCTCTTGAAAAACACCACAGAGCTGTTGATGACTCACAGGCTACTGCAAATATGTTTATTATATTCTTAGATAAATACAAAGAAAAAGGCTTAGAGTATATGAAAGATATCAATGTAGGTTTTGAAGTCAATGTTAAGAAGCAATCTTTAAAAAATGTAATGGTTCTAGTAAAAACACAAGCTGGTTTAAAAAATATGTATAGATTAGTTTCAGAAGCACATATAAAATACTTTGGTAATAAAAAAGCTAGAATACCTAAGTCAGCTTTAGCAAAAAATAGAGAAGGTCTTATAATAGGAAGTTCTTTAACTGCACATTTTATGAATACAGGAGAGCTTGCAGATTTATATTTAAGACACGATTTAGAAAAATTAGAGGAAGCAGCAAAATTTTATGACTACATAGAATTATTACCTAAATCAACTTATAATGAACTTATTGAAAAAGATGGAACAGGTGCTCTAGGTTCTTATGAAGAAGTTGAAAAAATGAATAAGTATTTTTATGACTTAGGAAAAAAACTTGGAATTTTAGTAACTGCTAGCTCTAATGTTCATTATCTTGATGAAAATGAGGATATAATAAGATCTATTTTATTATATGGTAGTGGAACAGTATATAATTCAAGACAATACAGTATAAATAATGGTTTTTATTTTAGGACAACTAATGAAATGTTAGAAGAATTTAGCTATTTAGGTAAAGATGAAGCTAAAGAAGTTGTTATAACAAATACAAATAAAATAGCTGATATGATAGAAAATGGAATTAGACCTATACCAGAAGGCTTCTATCCACCTAAAATGGAAAATGCTGAAGAAATTGTTAGAACTATGACTTATGAAAAGGCATATAGAATATATGGAGACCCTTTACCAGATATTGTTTCAAAAAGATTAGAAAGAGAATTAAATGCCATTATAAATAATGGTTTCTCTGTACTATATCTATCTGCTCAAAAGTTAGTTAAAAAATCTTTAGATAATGGTTACTTAGTTGGTTCAAGAGGTTCAGTTGGTTCTTCACTTGTTGCATTCATGATGGGAATAACAGAGGTTAATGCTTTATATCCTCATTATATCTGTGATAATGAGGAATGTAAACACTCCGAATTTATTGAAAGAGAAGGAGTAGGAATAGATTTACCAGATAAGGATTGTCCTAAATGTGGAGCTAAACTTAGAAAAGATGGATATTCAATACCATTTGAAGTCTTTATGGGATTTAAGGGAGATAAAGTTCCAGATATAGACTTAAATTTCTCAGGAGAATATCAATCTGAAATTCATAGATATTGTGAAGAACTGTTTGGTAAAGAAAATGTATTTAAAGCAGGAACTATCTCAACTCTTGCTGAAAAAAATGCTGAAGCCTATGTAAGAAAATATTTTGAAGATAATAATTTGAATGCAGTTAAAGCTGAGATTATAAGATTGGGTAGACTTTGTCAGGGAGCTAAAAAAACAACAGGACAACATCCAGGGGGAATGGTAATAGTCCCACAAGGAAATTCTATTTTTGAATTTTGTCCTGTACAAAAACCAGCTAATGATGAAACAAGTGAATCTATAACAACTCATTATGATTATCATGTAATGGATGAACAGTTAGTAAAACTTGATATACTTGGGCATGATGACCCTACAACAATAAAACTCTTACAAGAATATACTAATATGCAAATTAAAGATATTCCACTTGCTGATAAAGATACCTTAAAAATCTTTTCATCAACTGAATCTTTGGGAGTCACACCTGAACAAATAGGAACAGAGATAGGAACTTATGGAATACCAGAATTTGGTACAGGTTTTGTAAGACAGATGCTTATAGATACAAGACCTACAACTTTTGCAGAACTTGTAAGAATATCTGGACTTTCACATGGTACAAATGTATGGCTTAATAATGCACAAGAATTTGTAAGAAATGGACAAGCAACTCTTTCACAAATAATAACAGTGAGAGATGACATAATGAACTATTTAATAGATCAAGGTTTAGATAATAGTGATGCCTTTAAGATAATGGAATTTGTAAGAAAAGGTAAACCTAAAAAGGAGCCAGAAAACTGGGAAAAATTTTCTGCTATGATGAAGGAAAAGAAAGTTCCTGACTGGTATATTGAATCTTGTAGAAGAATAGAATATATGTTTCCTAAGGGGCATGCTGTTGCCTATGTTATGATGGCAATGAGAATAGCATATTTTAAAGTTCATCAACCACTTGCATTCTATGCAGCTTTTTTATCAAGAAAAGCAGATGATTTTGATATGGAAGTTATGAGCAGAGGAGTTCTTGCAAAACAAAAAATTGAAGAATTATCAAAAGAACCTAAATTAGATCCTAAGAAAAAAAATGAACAGGCTATCTGTGAAATTGTAGTAGAGATGGAAGCAAGAGGTATAGAACTTTTACCAGTTGATATATATTTATCAGATGGTGAAAAATTTACAATAGAGGATGGTAAAATTAGAATACCTTTAATTGGTATAAATGGACTAGGAGGAGCAGCTATTTATGCCATAATAAAAGAAAGAGAAAAAGGAAAATTTATTTCAGTTGAAGATTTAAAAAGAAGAACAAAGATGTCTCAACCTGTTGTAGATAAATTAAAAAACATTGGAGCATTTTCAAGTTTAAGTGAAACAAACCAAATTTCTTTATTTTAA